The Deltaproteobacteria bacterium genome window below encodes:
- a CDS encoding DUF1906 domain-containing protein: protein MVELLGTASTASAILGFDTASTLSRAQAQALRACGFGFCARYLKRTASGRPPTTGPALTVAEARDLLACGLAIIPVQYGSSTLLPSAALGREVGEAAATNAFALGIPGGVTIWCDLEWSPEVAPDPHATIAYANAWHHAVVDAGLRAGLYIGPNVPLRGAQLGDLAFTSYWKSANRVAWPTPRGFQLVQGLEVEVHGVCIDPDVASCDAAGDSLVWLAASGGAA, encoded by the coding sequence ATGGTCGAACTCCTCGGCACTGCCAGCACCGCCTCGGCGATCCTCGGCTTCGACACCGCGTCGACGCTCTCGCGTGCACAGGCCCAGGCCCTGCGCGCGTGCGGCTTCGGCTTCTGTGCGCGCTACCTCAAGCGCACCGCCTCCGGCCGCCCGCCGACGACCGGCCCCGCGCTGACGGTCGCCGAGGCCCGCGACCTGCTCGCGTGCGGACTCGCGATCATCCCGGTGCAGTACGGCTCGAGCACGCTGCTGCCCAGCGCCGCACTCGGCCGCGAGGTCGGCGAGGCCGCCGCGACCAACGCATTCGCGCTCGGGATCCCCGGCGGCGTGACGATCTGGTGCGACCTCGAGTGGTCGCCCGAGGTCGCGCCCGATCCCCATGCAACGATCGCCTACGCCAACGCGTGGCACCACGCGGTGGTCGACGCGGGGCTGCGCGCGGGCCTGTACATCGGCCCCAACGTGCCGCTGCGCGGCGCCCAGCTGGGTGACCTCGCGTTCACGTCGTACTGGAAGTCGGCCAACCGCGTCGCGTGGCCGACCCCGCGCGGCTTCCAGCTGGTCCAGGGCCTCGAGGTCGAGGTCCACGGGGTCTGCATCGATCCCGACGTCGCGTCGTGCGATGCCGCTGGCGATTCGCTGGTGTGGCTGGCGGCGAGCGGAGGTGCGGCATGA
- a CDS encoding sigma-70 family RNA polymerase sigma factor, whose protein sequence is MERDDLELLDAWRGGDRRAGGELFARHFPALRRFFRSKVGDDYEELVQSTFARCVEGQARFEGRGSFRSYLFATAYNVVREHLRELYRESDPWTLALAQAQAEPEVAGLATMLAAQRERAILVRALRRLPLGDQVVLELFYDEQMTSVEIGAVVGVPDATVRSRLRLARERLRGHVDELARSTGQPRTTLDDFGRWANELRAVAGRGRPE, encoded by the coding sequence GTGGAGCGAGACGACCTCGAGTTGCTCGACGCGTGGCGCGGTGGGGATCGACGCGCGGGCGGCGAGCTGTTTGCGCGGCACTTCCCTGCCCTGCGTCGGTTCTTCCGCAGCAAGGTCGGCGACGACTACGAGGAGTTGGTGCAGAGCACCTTCGCGCGCTGCGTCGAGGGTCAGGCCCGCTTCGAGGGCCGCGGTTCGTTTCGGAGCTACCTGTTCGCGACCGCGTACAACGTCGTGCGCGAGCACCTGCGCGAGCTCTACCGCGAGTCGGATCCATGGACGCTCGCGCTGGCCCAAGCGCAGGCCGAGCCGGAGGTCGCCGGCCTCGCGACGATGCTGGCGGCGCAGCGCGAGCGCGCGATCTTGGTTCGCGCGCTGCGACGCCTGCCCTTGGGCGACCAGGTCGTGCTCGAGCTCTTCTACGACGAGCAGATGACGTCGGTGGAGATCGGCGCGGTCGTCGGGGTCCCCGACGCCACGGTGCGCAGTCGTCTGCGACTGGCGCGGGAGCGACTGCGCGGGCATGTCGACGAGCTCGCACGCAGCACGGGCCAGCCGCGGACCACGCTCGACGACTTCGGGCGCTGGGCCAACGAGCTCCGGGCCGTGGCCGGACGCGGCCGGCCCGAGTGA
- a CDS encoding aminotransferase class V-fold PLP-dependent enzyme has product MTTPAPDVPRLDPDLARWREQYPILAKTLYMNSNSMGAMHASAPVALAEYAAGWAEHGVESWDHWVKQVERTADSAARLFGGTPGDTALNQNVAYFQAAIASCLDFSKGRNKVVMEELLFPNVIYVWERFRELGAELVLVPSDDGMTVPTERMLAAIDERTAIVPCSHAIYVSGALQDIGAICARAREVGALTMIDVYQTLGTVPIDAQAWGADMIVGGSHKWLCGGPGTAFLWVRPELRKTLRPRTTGWFAHADPFAFEPAPIRLADGPWRLMSGTPSIPAYCVAERAYQPLHEIGVPRIRAHNLALSQMIIDRAHAAGLTVHSPLEHARRTGFVAVDFPGSEAASKQLVAEGVKHDWRPGCGLRLGPHFYNTEDDVQRTMDRGVALAKR; this is encoded by the coding sequence ATGACCACGCCCGCCCCCGATGTCCCGCGCCTGGATCCCGACCTCGCCCGCTGGCGCGAGCAGTACCCGATCCTCGCCAAGACCCTCTACATGAACAGCAACAGCATGGGCGCGATGCATGCGAGCGCCCCGGTCGCGCTCGCGGAGTACGCCGCGGGCTGGGCCGAGCACGGCGTGGAGTCGTGGGATCACTGGGTGAAGCAGGTCGAGCGCACGGCCGACAGCGCGGCGCGCCTGTTCGGCGGCACCCCCGGCGACACCGCGCTCAACCAGAACGTCGCGTACTTCCAGGCCGCGATCGCCAGCTGCCTCGACTTCTCGAAGGGCCGCAACAAGGTCGTGATGGAGGAGCTCTTGTTCCCCAACGTGATCTACGTGTGGGAGCGCTTCCGGGAGCTCGGCGCCGAGCTGGTGCTGGTGCCGAGCGACGACGGCATGACGGTGCCGACCGAGCGCATGCTCGCGGCCATCGACGAGCGCACCGCGATCGTGCCCTGCTCCCACGCGATCTACGTCTCGGGCGCGCTGCAGGACATCGGCGCGATCTGTGCGCGCGCCCGTGAGGTCGGGGCGCTCACGATGATCGACGTCTACCAGACCCTGGGCACGGTCCCGATCGACGCGCAGGCGTGGGGCGCCGACATGATCGTCGGCGGCAGCCACAAGTGGCTGTGCGGCGGGCCCGGCACCGCGTTCCTGTGGGTGCGGCCCGAGCTGCGCAAGACCCTGCGGCCGCGCACGACCGGGTGGTTCGCCCACGCCGATCCGTTCGCGTTCGAGCCGGCGCCGATCCGCCTGGCCGACGGGCCCTGGCGGCTGATGTCGGGCACACCGTCGATCCCCGCGTACTGCGTGGCCGAGCGCGCCTACCAGCCGCTGCACGAGATCGGCGTGCCGCGGATCCGCGCGCACAACCTCGCGCTGTCGCAGATGATCATCGATCGCGCGCACGCGGCCGGCCTCACGGTGCACTCGCCGCTCGAGCACGCACGCCGCACGGGCTTCGTGGCGGTCGACTTCCCCGGCAGCGAGGCCGCCAGCAAGCAGCTGGTCGCCGAGGGCGTGAAGCACGACTGGCGCCCGGGCTGCGGGCTGCGACTCGGGCCCCACTTCTACAACACCGAGGATGACGTGCAGCGCACGATGGACCGCGGGGTCGCGCTCGCCAAGCGGTGA
- a CDS encoding RebB family R body protein — protein MADSTSTSNFANSVLNPQVTDQVTTTNATVLGEAPAMAMGSLYQTIGNSVAMAAANAVYAQQQANVTYQTATTVAVKKLIGS, from the coding sequence ATGGCAGACAGCACCTCGACCAGCAACTTCGCGAACTCCGTCCTCAACCCGCAGGTCACCGATCAGGTCACGACGACCAATGCCACCGTGCTCGGCGAAGCCCCGGCGATGGCGATGGGCAGCCTGTACCAGACCATCGGCAACTCCGTGGCCATGGCCGCGGCCAACGCGGTCTACGCCCAGCAGCAGGCCAACGTGACCTACCAGACCGCGACCACGGTCGCGGTGAAGAAGCTCATCGGAAGCTAG
- a CDS encoding S8 family serine peptidase: MSTHSKLDHALRNIVHRAATTPHHDKDGKQRSTADRSELVAGFFSSPELARHVSRDGKLDVVIRTSDAARAAKHIEGLGGHVHAAPGARVITARIPIDKLLEAAGDASVVRMQLAVELQPHLNLANEASALTNDSGERFFPALLGEGVLVGVVDTGIDVLHPAFAEVDKSTRIVAYWDQLTDEKYGDGFKPIVDAARDAPDTNGHGTAVASAAAGNGRLSPDGALVGVAPQAKIAMVKTSFTDADLIRAMDWLCERADKLGLPLVINLSLGGHTDGHDGYDALSQHVDEISGKGRIVVVSAGNEGDDDIHAMHDFSDTAPLWAFEVQPVLSPSSADPSVREGVLRLSVWGKRHDHLQLTLVDPRGFAYAAPVNVAEQEDVTAPGYQGHWDKDREAVTGDIFYVLRVAIASDDDNLRGPWTMQVKLRAGASLPDPVRVHAWTSGAERAYVSSGASPGYKVGSPGAARSAITVGSYATRNEWVTSTSKIYKADGVVLGEASGFSSQGPTRDQRMKPDLTAPGEYVGMAKSSRSGPKPLYQIGQSPYLVNRGTSFSSPYVAGAVAALLQLDPALTPTDVRLFLQGTVDPRSPATQWGAGKLDCKRLLQEATRLLRAPRAQAG; this comes from the coding sequence ATGAGCACCCACAGCAAGCTCGATCACGCCCTGCGCAACATCGTCCACCGCGCCGCGACGACGCCCCACCACGACAAGGACGGCAAGCAGCGCAGCACCGCCGATCGCTCGGAGCTGGTCGCGGGCTTCTTCAGCAGCCCCGAGCTCGCGCGTCACGTGTCGCGTGACGGCAAGCTCGACGTCGTCATCCGCACCAGCGATGCCGCGCGCGCGGCCAAGCACATCGAAGGCCTGGGCGGGCACGTGCACGCGGCCCCGGGGGCCCGGGTCATCACCGCGCGGATTCCCATCGACAAGCTGCTCGAGGCCGCCGGCGACGCCAGCGTCGTGCGCATGCAGCTCGCGGTCGAGCTGCAGCCGCACCTGAACCTCGCCAACGAGGCCAGCGCGCTGACCAACGACAGCGGCGAGCGCTTCTTCCCGGCGCTGCTGGGCGAGGGCGTGCTCGTCGGCGTGGTCGATACCGGCATCGACGTGCTGCACCCGGCGTTCGCCGAGGTCGACAAGTCGACCCGCATCGTCGCGTACTGGGACCAGCTCACCGACGAGAAGTACGGCGACGGCTTCAAGCCCATCGTCGACGCGGCCCGCGATGCGCCCGACACCAACGGTCACGGCACCGCGGTCGCGAGCGCTGCGGCCGGCAACGGCCGCCTCTCGCCGGACGGCGCGCTGGTCGGGGTCGCGCCGCAGGCCAAGATCGCGATGGTGAAGACCTCGTTCACCGACGCTGATCTGATCCGGGCAATGGACTGGCTGTGCGAGCGCGCCGACAAGCTCGGCCTGCCGCTGGTCATCAACCTGAGCCTCGGCGGTCACACCGACGGCCACGACGGCTACGACGCGCTGTCGCAGCACGTCGACGAAATCTCCGGCAAGGGCCGCATCGTGGTGGTGTCGGCCGGCAACGAGGGCGACGACGACATCCATGCGATGCACGACTTCAGCGACACCGCGCCGCTTTGGGCCTTCGAGGTGCAGCCGGTGCTGTCACCCAGCAGCGCCGACCCGAGCGTGCGTGAGGGCGTGCTGCGGCTGTCGGTGTGGGGCAAGCGGCACGATCACCTGCAGCTGACGCTGGTCGATCCCCGCGGCTTCGCCTACGCGGCGCCGGTCAACGTCGCCGAGCAGGAGGACGTCACGGCCCCGGGCTATCAGGGCCACTGGGACAAGGATCGCGAGGCCGTGACCGGCGACATCTTCTACGTGCTGCGGGTCGCGATCGCATCCGACGACGACAACCTCCGCGGGCCGTGGACGATGCAGGTGAAGCTCCGCGCGGGCGCGTCGCTGCCCGACCCGGTGCGCGTGCACGCGTGGACCAGCGGCGCCGAGCGGGCCTACGTCAGCAGCGGCGCCTCGCCGGGCTACAAGGTGGGCTCGCCGGGCGCGGCCCGCAGTGCGATCACGGTCGGCTCGTACGCGACGCGCAACGAGTGGGTGACCTCGACCTCGAAGATCTACAAGGCCGACGGCGTCGTGCTCGGCGAGGCCAGCGGCTTCTCGAGTCAGGGCCCGACCCGCGACCAGCGGATGAAGCCCGACCTCACCGCGCCCGGCGAGTACGTCGGCATGGCCAAGTCGAGCCGCTCGGGGCCCAAGCCGCTGTATCAGATCGGGCAGTCGCCGTACCTCGTCAACCGCGGCACCAGCTTCTCTTCGCCCTACGTCGCGGGTGCCGTGGCGGCGCTGCTGCAGCTCGATCCGGCGCTCACCCCCACCGACGTGCGCCTGTTCCTGCAGGGCACCGTCGATCCACGCAGCCCCGCGACCCAGTGGGGGGCGGGCAAGCTGGACTGCAAGCGGCTGCTGCAGGAAGCGACGCGGCTGCTGCGGGCGCCGCGAGCACAGGCCGGCTAG
- a CDS encoding RebB family R body protein — MANGTTSSFANTTLNPQVTDSLSTTNATVLGQSPSTAMGSLYQTVGNSVAMAAANAVYAQQQANVTYQTASTIAVAHLVGGS; from the coding sequence ATGGCCAACGGCACGACCTCGTCTTTCGCGAACACCACCCTCAACCCACAGGTGACGGACTCGCTCAGCACCACCAACGCGACCGTCCTCGGTCAATCACCCTCGACGGCGATGGGCAGCCTGTACCAGACCGTCGGCAACTCGGTCGCAATGGCCGCTGCCAACGCGGTCTACGCCCAGCAGCAGGCCAACGTCACCTACCAGACCGCCAGCACCATCGCGGTCGCCCACCTGGTGGGCGGCTCGTGA
- a CDS encoding sigma-54-dependent Fis family transcriptional regulator → MLRVSQVLVVDPFATLSADAIARLRTPQTALHHVTDAAVAGRMATEAGIDLVVLIVPEQGEPDAVSEASIAGWLRRRPQRPLLVTAGPALAQDLARSLVLGRARERTEAGASRTRAPSEWTPGLAAIVGAAPATQRLHRMIERVAPSERAVLVHGPTGCGKELVVQALHQLGLHPDAPLVDVNCGAIPESLMESLLFGHVRGAFTGADAAQEGYLTAVGHGTLFLDEVAELPMLLQAKLLRVLESRRFRRVGSTQEHTFHGRVIAATHADLRRACAERRFREDLYYRLAVLGIEVPSLAERRDDIALLVAHFAAAQRRPLRFTAAAMAELAGRPWPGNIRQLRNAIDRLAVTCDADPIDAADLVEHLDGGSHDEGTGAAVRTPELGSALLRIDGHDKLAAAETLLIDAAMREYGGNKSAAARALGVHRKVLERRLVRDTPHAVALDDDDEVVLESD, encoded by the coding sequence ATGCTGCGCGTGTCTCAGGTCCTCGTCGTCGATCCGTTTGCCACGCTGTCGGCCGACGCAATCGCGCGACTGCGGACACCGCAGACCGCCCTCCACCACGTGACCGACGCCGCTGTCGCTGGCCGCATGGCCACCGAGGCGGGCATCGATCTGGTGGTGCTGATCGTGCCGGAGCAGGGCGAGCCCGACGCGGTATCCGAGGCCTCGATCGCCGGCTGGCTGCGCCGGCGACCGCAACGGCCGCTGCTCGTCACCGCCGGACCCGCACTCGCGCAGGATCTGGCGCGCAGCCTCGTGCTCGGTCGCGCGCGCGAACGAACCGAGGCCGGCGCGTCGCGGACACGAGCTCCGTCCGAGTGGACGCCAGGCCTCGCGGCCATCGTCGGCGCTGCGCCGGCGACCCAGCGGCTGCATCGCATGATCGAGCGCGTCGCACCGTCGGAGCGCGCGGTGCTGGTCCACGGGCCCACCGGCTGCGGCAAGGAGCTCGTGGTGCAGGCGCTGCACCAGCTCGGCCTGCACCCCGACGCGCCGCTGGTCGACGTCAACTGCGGCGCGATTCCGGAGTCGCTGATGGAGTCGCTGCTGTTCGGTCACGTCCGCGGTGCGTTCACGGGGGCCGACGCCGCGCAGGAGGGATACCTCACCGCCGTCGGTCACGGCACGCTGTTCCTCGACGAGGTGGCCGAGCTGCCGATGCTGCTGCAGGCCAAGCTGCTGCGCGTGCTCGAGAGCCGGCGCTTCCGCCGGGTCGGATCGACGCAGGAGCACACCTTCCACGGCCGTGTGATCGCGGCGACCCATGCGGATCTGCGTCGCGCCTGCGCCGAGCGACGCTTCCGCGAGGACCTCTATTACCGCCTCGCGGTGCTCGGCATCGAGGTGCCCTCGCTGGCCGAGCGGCGCGACGACATCGCGCTGCTGGTTGCCCATTTCGCCGCCGCGCAGCGTCGCCCGCTGCGGTTCACCGCCGCGGCCATGGCCGAGCTCGCGGGGCGCCCGTGGCCCGGCAACATCCGCCAGCTCCGCAACGCGATCGATCGGCTCGCGGTGACCTGCGACGCGGATCCAATCGACGCGGCCGACCTCGTCGAGCACCTCGACGGCGGCAGCCACGACGAGGGCACGGGCGCTGCCGTGCGTACGCCCGAGCTCGGCTCGGCGCTGCTGCGCATCGACGGCCACGACAAGCTGGCGGCCGCCGAGACGCTCCTCATCGACGCGGCGATGCGCGAGTACGGCGGCAACAAGAGCGCGGCGGCGCGGGCCCTGGGCGTGCACCGCAAGGTGCTGGAGCGCAGGCTCGTTCGCGACACGCCGCACGCGGTCGCGCTCGACGACGACGACGAGGTCGTGCTCGAGTCCGACTGA
- a CDS encoding VWA domain-containing protein — protein sequence MDGMRWSSLVAVGLVACGPTVVVGADGSSTSTTGGPGSASSPSTTAQPSDVSSISDAEVDVDDGSPHFDDFGVADLGGGGCDGGCAAVDVLFVIDNSGSMAEEQLALARAGVRWIGQMLADGGSYDVQVMITTTDMGNPLCTPFQPPGYDPAQGAPTMTGCNSRIDDFTGLGSNPISAPEACTAVCPSDITPGDPFLAIDGSGSNVPDVPDADVDGDGVPDSPEAQALACMLPQGINGCGYESPLEAMLQALEPGAAWNSGDRPFVRDNAKLAIVIVTDESDCSVQDYSVVDDDYYFNVNPDTGLRGPSSALCWNAGVTCTGPDANGVYTDCVAVPDGPLQEVTRYTTHLSDYLVGDLGKTVDFFALTGVPEVTEYSRQVPFEPTAGGIFDLVVHDWQDGVYPAGDILPEDAAAGVDAAQKHFLFGIGPACTGQDAGGDFTGQAVPNIRVFEVCQALDAGDAQHCFIDSICAPGYDGALGTLWGTMVAQLGGD from the coding sequence ATGGACGGCATGCGTTGGTCGAGTCTGGTGGCCGTGGGCTTGGTGGCGTGCGGGCCCACGGTGGTGGTGGGCGCCGACGGATCCTCGACGTCGACCACCGGCGGTCCGGGATCGGCGAGCTCGCCCTCGACGACCGCGCAGCCGAGCGACGTGTCCTCGATCTCGGACGCCGAGGTCGACGTCGACGACGGCTCGCCGCACTTCGATGACTTCGGCGTCGCCGATCTCGGCGGCGGCGGCTGCGACGGAGGGTGCGCCGCCGTGGACGTGTTGTTCGTGATCGACAACAGCGGCTCGATGGCCGAAGAGCAGCTCGCGCTCGCGCGCGCGGGCGTGCGCTGGATCGGGCAGATGCTCGCCGACGGCGGCTCATACGACGTCCAGGTGATGATCACGACGACCGATATGGGCAACCCGCTGTGCACGCCGTTCCAGCCCCCCGGCTACGACCCGGCGCAGGGCGCCCCGACGATGACGGGCTGCAACAGCCGGATCGACGACTTCACCGGCCTCGGCAGCAACCCGATCTCCGCGCCCGAGGCGTGCACCGCCGTCTGCCCGAGCGACATCACGCCAGGGGATCCGTTCCTCGCGATCGACGGCTCCGGCAGCAACGTGCCCGACGTGCCCGATGCCGACGTCGACGGTGACGGCGTCCCTGATTCGCCCGAGGCGCAGGCGCTCGCGTGCATGCTGCCGCAAGGGATCAACGGCTGCGGCTACGAGTCACCGCTCGAGGCGATGCTGCAGGCGCTCGAGCCGGGCGCGGCGTGGAACAGCGGCGACCGCCCGTTCGTGCGCGACAACGCGAAGCTCGCGATCGTCATCGTCACCGACGAGTCCGACTGCTCGGTCCAGGACTACTCAGTTGTGGACGACGACTACTACTTCAACGTGAACCCGGACACCGGGCTACGCGGCCCGAGCTCGGCGCTGTGCTGGAACGCAGGCGTCACGTGCACCGGCCCCGACGCGAACGGTGTGTACACCGACTGCGTCGCGGTGCCCGATGGCCCCCTGCAAGAGGTCACGCGCTACACCACGCATCTGTCGGACTACCTCGTCGGCGATCTCGGCAAGACGGTCGACTTCTTCGCGCTCACCGGTGTGCCCGAGGTGACGGAGTACTCGCGGCAGGTGCCGTTCGAGCCGACGGCGGGCGGCATCTTCGATCTCGTCGTGCACGACTGGCAAGACGGCGTCTATCCGGCGGGCGACATCCTCCCGGAGGACGCGGCCGCCGGCGTCGATGCAGCCCAGAAGCATTTCCTCTTCGGCATCGGGCCCGCGTGCACCGGCCAGGACGCCGGCGGAGACTTCACCGGACAGGCGGTGCCGAACATCCGCGTGTTCGAGGTCTGCCAGGCGCTCGACGCCGGCGATGCGCAACACTGCTTCATCGACTCGATCTGCGCGCCCGGCTACGACGGCGCGCTCGGCACGCTCTGGGGCACGATGGTCGCGCAGCTCGGCGGCGACTGA
- a CDS encoding RebB family R body protein encodes MTTPRTVSSAVIDAVTTVDVTVVGTAPAMAMAALAQNLANSAAMAAMNAVFAQQQAFIAHQAATTSAVAMLLALIDE; translated from the coding sequence ATGACGACACCGCGAACGGTCTCGAGTGCGGTGATCGACGCGGTCACCACGGTCGACGTCACCGTCGTCGGCACCGCGCCGGCGATGGCGATGGCGGCGCTGGCCCAGAACCTCGCGAACTCCGCCGCGATGGCCGCGATGAATGCGGTCTTCGCCCAGCAGCAGGCATTCATTGCCCACCAGGCCGCGACCACCTCGGCGGTCGCGATGCTGCTGGCCCTCATCGACGAATGA
- a CDS encoding RebB family R body protein, translating to MSTPAGSSGLAAATRSVNDVNKGVFGTAPSEAQAITYESLAHSLTLLMHNAAQTQFGAKQIEVAAVAAVCSQIVRAGTSSSSRL from the coding sequence ATGAGCACGCCCGCTGGCTCCTCCGGCCTGGCCGCGGCGACCCGCAGCGTCAACGACGTCAACAAGGGCGTGTTCGGCACTGCGCCGTCGGAGGCGCAGGCCATCACCTACGAGTCGCTCGCGCACTCACTGACCCTGCTCATGCACAACGCCGCGCAGACGCAGTTCGGTGCCAAGCAGATCGAGGTTGCCGCCGTCGCCGCGGTGTGCAGTCAGATCGTCCGCGCCGGCACCAGCTCCAGCAGCCGCCTCTGA
- a CDS encoding RebB family R body protein produces the protein MSSTHPTLDPQVADALTTINAMVVGASPSMASGSQFVTLGYAQSLAAYNAVFAQQQAYITAQTAAVADVLAILRP, from the coding sequence ATGTCGTCCACCCACCCGACGCTCGATCCCCAGGTCGCCGACGCACTCACGACCATCAACGCCATGGTCGTCGGCGCCTCACCCTCGATGGCCAGCGGGTCGCAATTCGTGACCCTCGGCTACGCACAATCGCTGGCGGCCTACAACGCCGTGTTCGCGCAACAGCAGGCCTACATCACTGCGCAGACCGCCGCGGTCGCCGATGTGCTCGCGATCCTCCGCCCGTGA